The DNA sequence AGTTAAATTTCATATTAGACCTACTATACTTATATCTCCTCTCCACATTCTCATTTAAGTTATACTTCATATTAGACctactataattatatatactaAACGATTCAAATACTATTTATTAGGGTGATGGTtccgattctgaaggcaggtCAAATCATAAATTTGGATTGTGGTAAATAATGTTTACGCAGCAAACCATAATGTGTAGGAAAGCCTCCCCCTCTCAAGTGTAAGTTTATCCGTTAAaccattataattaatgaTACTCTATTTTACAATTTGAATATTTAGTGTAACCTTTACCAGGATGTGAAAGAGTAAAAAAGGTAAGAAATCCTTAGCCCAGTAGTAGAAAGCCAATAAAGttcatataaaaaaccttTACCAGCCTCAGTTACTATACACAAGTAGTGTAGTTATGAATATAGATATACATTACGAATTCAGGTGGATGTATATATTATGGACTTcgaatataaatatttgtaattctATTCAGGTAGATAagccaaaatattttttcatacaatTCTTATTTGGCACgcaatataaataattcagtgtataaaattaatactccGTTGGCAGATCAGATATACAAAAATGACGTACCAACACGCAGATCTATATACAGACTGCTCCAAAaatgatattacctataagaCAAAAGATAGTCAAACACAAATTTGCGAGAGGAAGTAATCTATTTATCTAAAATTTTCGAACGCCCCATCACAAAAGGTGGGTTGGTGGATCTAGATGGGATGTTGCGGCACCCGGTCAGCTTACAAATCTTATAATGCCATTTTTGGTACCACCCTGTAGTGCTACCATTTCTATCAATTGCTTTATTAATAGAGCGTATCTTATCAGAAGATTTTATGAATGAAATCGTGAAAAACCAGTGAAAATCCCGCTTGAATTAGTAATaggtttgtgttttttttccattACAAATCATAGGTCGCTAATGCTTTGTgtggtgtaagtacctatttaattttaagtgtAGCTCATTAAATAAGCGTGCCACAATCGAACTGCATACAAACAGTGCGCACTAACTGCATTTAACGACTTGCAGTTTACTGCTCGCACATGACAGGTTAATGTACTGTGGACTTGCGTCGAAAGAATGCATAATAAATGGCACATAACTTTGAATACAATACTCGTATTTCGGAGTGGATTCGAATCACGCACGGGTGGAGTAGTGTGGCCTTGCGGCCCTTATCTCAGGTGAGCTCGCGGGGTGACCAGTGAGTGTGAGTCTACTACAGCTCCCGCCGCCGGCTATCAGCCATTCACTCGGGCtccgcgcgccgccgcacaCTCGTACGCCGCTTTGTTTACAAACTGCAGCCGGCTTCTCGCGCCTTCGCACGCCAACGCTAAACAAACAGTGATAATGTACCTCAGTGTCGTGTTATTAGTGATCATCCTCACACTTCTCCTCCTACTCACAGTTTTCCATTACACCACAAGTGCGAGAAAGTACTGGCTCCATAGAAATGTTCCGTACAGGGAGCCGTGCCCCCTGTTCGGGAATTTCGGTGCAACATTCACTATGAAGCGGAGCTACTCCAAAATGCTGGAGTATTTTTATACCAGTTTCCGTCACGAGAAGTTTGTCGGACTGTTCCAGGCGCGGCGGCCGACGCTCATGTTGATAGATCTGGATGTGATTAAAAGTGTGATGTCGACCGAGTTTTCTTGCTTCAACGATCGTATAATGGTGACGACAGATACGAAGAGAGAGCCGCTGCTGAGGAACCTGGCCAACATGAGCGGCGCGGAGTGGCGGGCCATGCGCCACGTCGTCACGCCCACATTCTCCTCAGCCAAGATGAAGGCGATGTTCCCGCTCGTCACGGAGTGCTCGGAAACCCTGAGGCAGGTCCTGCTCCAGCAGCCACTGGACGAGGTAGATGTGGGCAGCCTCATGAGCCGCTTCACCACTGACGTCATCGGTAGCTGCGCGTTTGGAGTAGACCCCGGTTCGTTAAAGGATCCAAACTCACCTTTCCACAAAATGTCGCAGAGAATGTTCAAAACAAGTCGTTCGGCTATTCTCAAGCGGTACTGTCGGGCGTTCTTCCCAAGATTATTTAAACTACTAAACCTCAGAACGTACTCACCTGACGTGGAAGTGTTCTTCACATCGATCATCAGCCAAGTTCTTGAAGAGAGACGCAGAAACAAA is a window from the Plutella xylostella chromosome 10, ilPluXylo3.1, whole genome shotgun sequence genome containing:
- the LOC125489041 gene encoding cytochrome P450 6a2-like codes for the protein MYLSVVLLVIILTLLLLLTVFHYTTSARKYWLHRNVPYREPCPLFGNFGATFTMKRSYSKMLEYFYTSFRHEKFVGLFQARRPTLMLIDLDVIKSVMSTEFSCFNDRIMVTTDTKREPLLRNLANMSGAEWRAMRHVVTPTFSSAKMKAMFPLVTECSETLRQVLLQQPLDEVDVGSLMSRFTTDVIGSCAFGVDPGSLKDPNSPFHKMSQRMFKTSRSAILKRYCRAFFPRLFKLLNLRTYSPDVEVFFTSIISQVLEERRRNKTDRKDFLQLMLNVQSTEKEVTMTDALITSNSFIFMLAGLESTATNLSFCLYELAKNQDLQAAIREEILSCLGSHGGLSYEAVSAMRLTTQAVLETLRLHPSNPITTRMCTAPCTLPGTRLTLQPRENILIPLICVQRDPSLFPEPDKFDPDRFKDDVSPPGFLAFGEGPRSCPAGRFAQLMALAGLAAILSEFTVEPCAKTTPTIEYDPRSVMLKNKGGIWLRFSRLKKTSANV